From the Bradyrhizobium ontarionense genome, the window GCATCGAGGAGGGCACCCAGCTGCCGCGTTCGATCATCGAATTCTATTACAAGAACGACCAGCTCAATGACCCCATGGTGTCGGAAGAGCACATCACCGCGTTCGGCTGGGCCACGCCCCAGGAGATCGACGACATCATGGCGCTGGCCATCCGCGTCAATGACTTCCTGACCGGGCTCTTCCTGGGAATCGGCATCCGCCTGGTCGATTTCAAGATGGAATGCGGCCGGCTGTTCGAGAACGAGATGATGCGGATCATCGTCGCCGACGAGATTTCCCCTGATTCCTGCCGGCTGTGGGACATCAAGTCGAACGAGAAGCTCGACAAGGACCGCTTCCGCCGTGATCTTGGCGGCCTGCTGGAGGCCTATACCGAGGTCGCCAAGCGGCTCGGCATCCTCATCGAGAACGAGCGCCCGGCGGGCTCGGGCCCGGTTCTGGTCAAGAGCTAAGGGATTGAAGACGTGAAAGCGCGTGTCACGGTGACGCTGAAATCCGGCATCCTCGATCCCCAGGGAAAGGCGATCGAGGGCGCCCTCAAATCGCTCGGGGTCGACGGTGTCGCGAGCGTGCGCCAGGGCAAGGTGTTCGACATCGAGCTCGCCGGCGCAGACCAGGCCAAGGCGGAAGCCGCGCTGAAGGCGGCCGCCGACAAGCTGCTGGCGAATACGGTGATCGAAAACTATCGGGTGGAGCTGCTGGGGTAGGGCATGGCTGCCGTCACCAACGAGCTCATGTATGAGATCCTGAAGTCGATTCAGGCGCGACTCGCGCAGGTCGACGGTAAGATCGACGAGCTCAAGTTGGAAGCCCAGGCCTCGCGCACGGCTCAGATCGCTCTTCGTCAGGAGATCACCGGAGTTCACCAGGAGCTCTCCGGCATTCACGCCACCTTGGTTCGCCACGAGGGCCGTCTCGACAGGATCGAGCGGCGCCTCGAACTCAGCGATGTTCCCACGCTATGAAATCCGCCGTCCTCGTCTTCCCAGGCATCAATCGCGAACGCGACATGGCGCGCGCGCTGCGCATGATCTCAGGCCATGAGCCGGCGATGGTCTGGCACGCCGAGACGGCGCTGCCCAAGGGCACGGACCTCGTCGTCGTCCCAGGCGGCTTCTCCTACGGCGACTACCTGCGCTGTGGCGCGATCGCGGCGCGGGCGCCGGTGATGGACGCGGTACGCGATCACGCGGCCAAGGGAGGCCTCGTGCTCGGCGTCTGCAACGGCTTTCAGATCCTGTGCGAATCCGGCCTGCTGCCGGGCGTCCTGATGCGCAACGACAAGCTCAAATTCATCTGCAAGGACGTGCATCTGCGGGTCGAGCGGTCGGACTCGCCGTTCACCCGCGGCTACAATGCCGGCCAGGTCATCCGCGTGCCGGTCGCCCATGGCGAGGGCAATTATGCGGCGGATGAGGAGACGCTGAAGCGGCTCAACGGCGACGGGCGCGTGCTCTATCGCTACTGCTCGGCCGAAGGCGAGGTCGGCGACCTCAGCAACATCAACGGTGCCGCACATTCGATCGCCGGTATCGTCAACGAGAGCGGCAACGTGCTCGGCATGATGCCCCATCCCGAGAATCACGTCGAAGACATCATGGGCTGCACCGACGGCCGCGGCCTGTTCGCAGGCCTGGTGGCGCATCTCGATCGCGCAGCCTAAGGCTGTTCTTCCAAATCGTTCCGTAGGTTTTTTCTCGCCCCGCCCGGCAACGCCGGGCGGTTGTTTGCGTTGTCCGCCCGATTCCCACTGGGGCAGGGACCAAGGAGGTTCTGACATGATGACGAAACATTGGCTGGGAACGGCCGCAATCATTCTGGCGATCGGTACCGCATCGGGTGCCGCATCCGCGCAATCCGAGATGAAGCATGAGGGCGGGCCTGCGGCGGCTCCGCGCGAGGCGGCCCGTCCGGCTGCCGAGGCCAAAGGCGGGCCCGCAGCAGCCGAACGCGCTGCGTCCGAGACGAAGCAGGGCGCGCAGGAGCCGCGTCGCGCCGAGCCGCCGACCGCGCGCGAGCCCGTGCGAGAACAGGCCCAGGAGCGCTCGGTACCAGAGGGCAAGCAGGGCGTGGAGCAGTCCAAGGGCGAGCGCGGGCCGACCTCTGCGCAGCGCGATCGCGACGCCAAGGATGGCGCCGAGAACAAGCAGGCCGACGGCAAGAACAAGGCTCAGGACAAGCCCCAGGAGAAGCAGCAGGGGCACGCCGACGAGCGCAAGACCGATGATCGCGCCGCCGAGACCAGCAAGTCGGGCGCGACCGATCGCAAGTCCGACCGCGAGGCGGATCGCAACAGCGCCGACAAGGCCGGTCAGAGCCGGGACGAGCGTGGCAATCGTGCGTCCGACAAAACCGCGGACAAGCCGGACACCGACCGCAGCAAGCAGGTCACCCAGCCGAACCGTGGCGACGACAAGTCGGCCGCGCAGCAGGATCCGAAGTCCGGTCCGGCCACCGGCGACGCGCGGAAGCCGGATGCGACCAACCAGGCTGGCAACCAGACCCAGCCCGACGGCAAACGCCCCGGCACCGCGGTGTCGGTCAACGATCAGCAGCGCACGCGCGTCATCGATCAGCTGCGCCACGATCGCGACTTCGACCGCGCCCGCACCGACATCGATATCCGCATCAATGTCGGCGAGCGCCTGCCCGAGCGCGTGCGGCCTCGCCCGCTGCCCTCGGACATCGTGACCATCGTGCCGGAATATCGCGGCTACGAGTACACGGTCGTGCATGACGAGATCGCGATCATCGATCCACAGAGCCGCGAGATCGTCGACGTCATTCCGCAGAACGGCGTGCGCGCCGATCACGGCTATGATCGCGGTGGCTATGGTGTGAGCTCGACCCGCATCGTGCTGTCCGACGATCAGCGCCAGATCCTGCGACGCGCGGCCACGGAAACGGGCACTGTCGGATCGACGACGTCGTCATCGTCATCGTCCTCCGGATCGAGCTGCCTGAGCCTGCGCCGCGTGCCCGACGAGCTCGCCCGCGCCAATCCGGAGCTCGCGAACTACCAGTATCTGGCGATCGGCGACCAGGTGGTGCTGATCGATCCGCGCGACCAGAAGGTCGTGCAGGTCATCGACCAGCAGCAATAGCAGTTGTTGCATGTGAACGGCCAAGGGCGGGAGCGCCACGCGCTTCCGCCCTTTTGCTGCGCCGACGGCATGTCGTCTCACTCCATTTGCTGCATGCCTCGGCGCGGCCACGAGCCATGCCGTTCCAGCATAGAAGGCCATCTAAAGATTGATTTGGACATAGCACGCTCGCGTCTGCTCTAGTTCGCTCACAAACGGGAACGAGGATTCATCTCGTCCATAAGGGAGTGAAACGAGCCATGGCGATCATCCGCCAGCTTTACGTGCAAGTGCTGGTCGCGATCGTGCTCGCGATCGTCTTCGGTCTGATGGCGCCCGAGGCGGCCACGCAGATGAAACCCCTGGGCGACGGCTTCATCGCGCTCCTGCGCATGATGCTTGGACCCATCATCTTCTGTTCGGTCGTGCTCGGACTGACCCACGTGCGCGACATGCGGCAGCTCGGCCGCCTCGCCTTCAAATCCCTGCTGTATTTCGAGATCCTGACCACGCTCGGCATGGTGGTGGGTTTCATCGCGGTCAATGTGGTCCAGCCCGGCGACGGGCTGCATGCGGGCAACCTCGCGCTCAACGAAAGCGTGACGCGCATCTCCAACTCGGCGAGCAGCTTCACCGCTGTCGGCTTCTTTCTCAGCATCATTCCGACCACGATCGTCGATGCATTCGCCAAGGGCGAGATTCTCCAGGTTCTGTTGATCTCGGTGATGGTCGGTGCGGCGCTGAGCGTCGGCCTGAAGAAGGACTCGGCCATCCTGCACGGCATCGAGGAGGGGCAGGATGTCTTGTTTCGTATGCTCGGGTTCATCATGAAGCTGGCGCCCATCGGCGCCTTCGGCGCGATGGCCGCGGCGGTCGGCACCCATGGCGGCGCCACGCTGCTCTATCTGGGCAAGGTCGTGCTGCTCTACTGGGTCACCGCGGTCGTCTTCGTGGTCGTCGTGCTCGGTGCCGTCTGCGCCATCATGAGACTGTCTCTCTTCAAGCTGCTGCGGCTCATCAGAGAGGAGCTGCTGCTGGTGCTCGGCACGGCCTCCGGCGAAGTCGCGCTGCCGCGCCTGATGCAGAAGCTCGAGCAGGCCGGCTGCGACGGCTCCATCGTCGGCTTTGTCCTGCCGGCGGGCTACAGCTTCAATCTCGACGGCACCGGCATCTACATGGCCATCGCTGTCGGCTTCATCGCCCAGGCGACCGATACGCCGTTCTCCTACGGGCAGCAGGTCGCGGTGCTCGCCGTGATGCTGCTGACGTCGAAGGGCGGCACGACGGTCGCGGGCGGCGCCTTCATCAAGCTGGCAGCGACGCTGCAGTCCGTGCGGGTGCTGCCGCTGAACGGCCTCGGCCTCCTGTTCGGGATCGACCGGCTGATGGCGACCTGCACCGCGCTCACCAACGTGGTCGGCAACACGGTCGCGGTCTTTGCCATCGCGCGCTGGGAGAATGCGTTGGATACGGCGAAGCTCGACGCCTATCTGGCGCGCGGCGCTGCTGCGCCTGTTGAGGATGACGCAGAAGCTGCACGCGCGGCCATCGTCGGTGCCGGCGAATGAGCTCAGCGCACGTAGTCGTCGATCATCGTCGCGCCGGGCCAACTGCCGTCGCCGACGCTCTGCGCGATGGCGTCGCGCACCAAGGCGCGCAACTGCTCCGCCAGCCAGGTCGGCTGGCGCTCGCGCGGCATGCCGATCGAGACGGTCGAGATCAACGGAGGCCGCTCGATCGACCGGATGCTGAGCTCGCCGCGCTCGGCCTCGGCGGCCACCGCCGCATAGGCGAGGATCGTCGCGCCCAGGCCGCGCTTGACCATGGCCTTGGTCATGCTCACGCTGTCGACCTCGAAGGCGACGTTGAGCCGTGCGCCGTTCTGGATCGCCGCCTGCTCGATCAGGCGCCGGTTGCTGTGCGGAAGGCTCGGCAGGATGAGCGACAATCCTGCCAGCTCGCGCCAACGGATCGTGTCGGAAGCCGTCTCGCCCGATTGATCCGGTGGAGCTGCAACGACCATGCGGTCGTGCAGGATCGGTGCGAGCTCGATGCCGTCGAGCGGCGGTGGATTGTAGAGCACGGCAATGTCGAGCCGGCGGTCGAGCAGCCATTCTTCCAGCGAGGAGCTGATGCCTTCGCGGACCTGCACCGAAGCCTGCGGCCAGCGCTTGCGCAGCTCGACCACCACCGATGGCGCGATGCGCAGGCCGGCGACGGGCGGCACCCCCAGCACGATGTGGCCGGCAAAGCTCGAGTCGGGCGAGCGGACCGCGCCCGGCATCTGATCGATCTGCAGCAACACGGCGTGCGCGTGCTCGAGAAACGTGGTGCCTGCGCGGGTCAGACGGACACCACGGCCGTGTCGCACCAGCAGCGCGACGCCGAGCTCGTGTTCCAGCTTCATCAGCTGCCGGCTCAGGGCAGACTGTGCAACGTTGAGCATCGCCGACGCCCGGCTCAGGCTGCCCGCGCGCGCCACCTGCACGAAGTAACGAAGCTCGCGGATGTCGATGGCCGTGTCCTCCGCGCCGCCGCCTGCCGCAATTTATTGCAAGCTGACCATGACGAGTCAAACAGTGCCGTTCAGCCGGCACTCACCAGGATGAGACGAGCCTTTTGCCCATGAACTGGATCCATCTCGACGGACTGACCCTGCGCTACGAAGCGACGGGTAAGGGAGCGCGGACCCTCGTGCTGCTGCACGAGCTCGGCGGCAGCCTCGACAGCTTCGATGCCTTCATGTCAGCGCTGCGGGACGATCGGCATGTTCTGCGATATGATCTGCGCGGGGCCGGACTGTCGGAGAAGCCGCGATCGTCCTTCAGTTTCGGTGATCACGTCGGTGATCTCCACCGGCTGCTCGCAGCGCTCGGAATCGCGGGACCGGTCGACATCGCAGGCGTCGCCGCGGGCGCTGCGGTGGCCGTCAACTTCGCGCTGACTTATCCGGATCGCGTGTCCTCCCTGGCGCTATGCGCGCCCGCGCTCAGCGTCGATGCGGATCGCGTGCACTATCTGGCCCGGCGGTCCGAACTCTGCATGCGTTCTGGCATGCGCGCAGTGGCCGCCGAGACGTTGGATCGCTCCTATCCGCCCGAGCTGCGGCGCGATCGCAACGCCTACCTCACCTATCTCGGCCGCTTTCTCGGCAACGATCCGGTCGGCTACGCGCACAACAATCTCGCCTTCGCCAAGGTCGACCTGCTCGGGCGCTTGCGGGACATCCCGCATCGCTGCCTGCTGCTCGCCGGCGCGCATGATCTGTTGCGGCCGGAAACGCAGGTCGCGGCGCTGGCAGGCGTGATCCCGCACGCCCAATTTGCGAGGATCGATGAGGCCGGTCATCTGATGCAGGTGCAGGCGCCGGCCGAGATGGCGCGACGCCTTCTCGCGTTTCTCGCGCAGCCGGCTGGACAGCCCGCGCTGCCATGCGCGTCTTGACCGGGAGCGATCGCATGCGCATCAGAGACCTTGCTTTCGCCGACATGGATGACGCGCAGCGCGCGGTGGCGGAGGAGGCCATCGCCGGCAAACGTGGTCGCGTCCCGGCGCCGCTGCGGGCCTGGCTGCACAGTCCGGAGCTCGGACGCCGCGCCCAGAAGCTCGGCGAGTTCGTGCGCTACGACACATCACTGCCACCCGCTCTGTCCGAGCTCGCGATCCTGGTGACGGCGCGGCACTGGACCTCGCATGTCGAGTGGTATGCCCACAAGCGCGACGCGCTCGCCGCGGGCATCGACCCGGCCGTCATCAGCGCCATCGCGGAGCGGTGCGCGCCGGATTTCACCGACGGCACGGCGAAGCTGGTTCACGACTACACGAAAGTGCTGCTCGCAACCGGCCGGGTGCCGGATGATCTGCATGCGGCTGCGGCCGGCATCCTCGGCGAGCGCGGCGTGGTCGATCTGGTCGGCATCGCAGGCTACTACTCGCTGGTGGCGCTCACCCTCAACGCCTTCGACATCGGGCTGCCGGACGGCGAAACGCCGGAGCTCATGTCATGAGGAGACAAGCATGACCAAGCGCCTCGACGGCAAGGTCGCGATCATCACCGGCGCCGGATGCGTCGGTCCCGGCTGGGGCAACGGCCGGGCCGCCGCGGTCATCTTCGCGCGCGAGGGCGCCAGGGTGTTCGCCGTCGACAGCAACGCCGAACGCATGGAAGAGACGCAGGCCCGCGCCCATGCCGAAGGCGGCATCATCCAGGCTCACAGTTGCGATGTCACGAACGCGGCGGCGGTGGCCGCCATGGTCGATGCCTGTATCGCCGCGTTCGGACGGGTCGACATTCTCGTCAACAATGTCGGCGGATCGGCGCCGGGCGGCCCGGTCGAACTGACGGAGGAGGGGTGGGATCGGCAGCTCGATCTCAACCTCAGAAGCGTTTTCCTGACCTGCAAGTCGGTGCTGCCGCACATGGCCGCGCAGGGCGGCGGCGCGATCGTCAACACGGCCTCCACCTCGGGCATCCGCTGGACCGGAGCGGCGCAGGTCGGCTACGCCTCGGCCAAGGCCGCGGTGATCCAGTTCTCGCGCGTCGTCGCCGTGCAGTACGCGCCGCAGCGCGTGCGGGTGAACACCGTCGTGCCCGGCCAGATGCACACCCCGATGGTCGAGGCCCGTCTCGCCGGGCAGCGTGCCGGCGGCGACGTCGCGGCCCTGCTGCAGACGCGGCAGGCCCGCATCCCGCTTGGCTTCATGGGCGATGGCCGCGACACCGCCAATGCCGCGCTGTTTCTCGCCTCCGACGAGGCGCGCTTCATCACCGGTACGGAGATCGTTGTCGACGGCGGCATGAGCGCCCGCTGTGACTGAGACCATGAGCGCTGCCATATCCGACGTTTCGATCCAGACCGGGCGCCGCGTGCTGCCTGCCGGCGCCTGCGACGCGCATTGCCACATCTTCGGGCCGTTCGATCGGTTTCCGCTGCCGGACGATCGCAGCTTCACGCCGCCGGAGGCGCCCGAAGCCGCGCTGCGCCGGCTGCATGATCGTCTCGGCTTCGACCGTGCCGTCATCGTGCACAGCCAGGGCCATGGCCGGGACCATCGCCCGCTGCTCGATGCCCTTGCCGCGGGGCGCGGCCGCTATCGCGGCGTCGCCGTGCTCGGGTCGGACGTATCCGCCGAGGAGGTCGGGCGCCTCGATGTAGCGGGGGTCTGCGGCGTGCGTTTCAACTTCCTGGCCCATCTCGGCGGCGCGCCTGCGCCGCAGCGCATGCAGGCCGTGCTTGCGCTGGTCAGGCCGTTCGACTGGCATGTCGCGATCCATGTCACCGGCGCCGATCTCATGCGCTACGCCGATCTGATTGCGGCGATCGAAGCCCGCGTGGTCATCGACCACATGGCCAGGCCGGATCTGAGCCAGAACCTTGGGGCATGCCGGGAGATCCTGTTTCGCCTGCTCGACAGCGGGCGAGTCTGGGTCAAGCTCAGCGGCGCCGACCGCATCTCGCTCGCGGGCGCGCCCTATCATGACGTGGTGCCGTTCGCCCGCAGTCTGGCCGAGCACGCACCGGAGCGCGTGCTGTGGGGCAGCGACTGGCCGCACGTCAACATCAGCGGTCCGATGCCCGGTGATGCCGCCTTGGTCGATCTGGTGGCAGAGATCGCGCCGTCGGATTCGTTGCGGCAGCGGCTGCTCGTCGAGAACCCTGCCGAGCTGTTCGGCTTCGACACTCCGCCGCGCTGACGGGCCCGTCGCGCGAGGACATTGCCGCTCGTCCAGGTTCGTGGACAGCCATGTCTGGTGCGCTGATCTCTTCGACATCACCGAACGTGCGCCCTTTGAACCCACCGTGGCGCCGCTGCGTCACACGGATGCCGGCAATGCGGCCTGCGAAGATGCGGGGATTGTCGATCCTGGCCGGCCACGCTATCAACGTCGGCGTGTAAAGTTCTGGCCGTGAGTGGGGATCTACCGTGCCTGTCGCACTTGTCGTTTTGCTTCTCGACATTTCGCTGATCTACCATGCCTCGCGCACCGAACGGCTCCAGCCCTGGGCCTTCATCATCCTGATGGTGCCGATGATCGGCGCGCTCGCCTATATCGTCGTCGAGCTGGTCCCCGAATGGCTCGGCAGCCACGATGTCCAGAAGGCGCGCAAGCGCGTCGCGAGCAAGCTCGATCCTGACAAATACTATCGCGAATTGTCCGACCGCCTGGCGGTCACGGACACGATCGCCAACCGCGCTGCGCTGGCCGAGGAATGCGTCGTGGTCGGGCGTTATGACGAGGCCGAGCACCACTACGATCATATTCTAAGCCTGCCGATGGGCCACGAGCCGTTGTTCGCGCTCGGCAAGGCCAAGGCGCAGTTCGCCCGCCGACGTCCCGCGGACGCACTGGCAACGCTCGACGAGCTGCAGAAGAGCTGGCCGGACTACAACTCCGCCGAGGCGCATCTGTTGTATGCGCGGGCGCTGCAGGAGGCCGGCCGCACTGACGAGGCCCTCGAGGAGTATCAGGCGCTGCTGGACTATGCGCCGGGCAGCGAAGCGAAGGTCCGCTATGGCATGCTGCTCAAGCTGGTCGGCCGGATTGCCGAGGCCAAGATCGTGTTCACCGAGCTCCTGATCCAGATGAAGCGTGCCCCGCGCCACGTGCGCAAGGCGCAGGCCGAGTGGATCGCGATCGCCGAGAAGCAGCTCGCGGGGTGATAGAGCAAGGTGTGGCAGGGTGGGCAAAGCGGCCGCCGTCAGGCGGCAGCGTGCCCACCGTCGCGCGACGCGCTTGGTGCAAGACGGTGGGCACGGCGCCACTGCGAGCCCGCGCGAGGATGGGCCACGAATTCGCCTTTGCCCACCCTCCTGCTTCTCGTTCGGTGCTACGGCGAGCTGGCCGTTTCCGGCGTCCGCCGCTTCACCCGCTTGATCGTGCCAGAAAACGAGAACAGCGGCCGCTTGCCGGAATGCAGCATGCCGCGCAGGAAGATCAGCGAGGCACCGGCGCGGGTAACCTCGCCGGTGGCCTCCACCAGCTCGCCCTCGCGGGCCGCATCGAGGAATTCGGACGAGAACGAGACGGTGACACCCGGGCCGTGCATGATCCGCGCGGCGAAGGCGAACAGGCAGTAGTCGGCGAAGGTCATCAGGCAGCCGCCATGGACGTTGCCGCCGCCGTTCAAATGCTTCTTCTCGACTCGGAAGGCGCAGCGAATCGAGCCGTCGTCCTCCATCCGGTGCCAGAACGGGCCGGTGTGGGATTCATAGCTGTCGCGCATCCAGGTCCGCCAGCCGGCGAATTCGCCGTCGGTGGCGACGTGGATGCCCGGGCGGTTCTCGAAGGCGGAACGGGATAGGTCGTGCACGTGTCAGGGCCTTTAACTGTTGATTTACCATCTTAAATCCGATTGGTCGCCAATCTGCAAATATCCCGGCTGGCGGGTCCAGGCCAAAGCTCTGGACAGGGCGGAATAGGGCCGTAAAAGGCCTTTTACCCTCCCGCCTATCTTTCTATGAAGCAGGCTTCACGGGACCAGCGGCCCACGGGGCAGAGGCATTTCTCCATGCGTAATGAACCGCAGATCACCCCCGAGCTCGTCGCCGCCCACGGGCTGAAGCCCGACGAGTATGAGCGCATCCTCAAGCTGATCGGGCGGGTGCCGACCTTCACCGAGCTCGGCATCTTCTCGGCGATGTGGAACGAGCATTGCTCGTACAAATCGTCGCGCATTC encodes:
- a CDS encoding LysR family transcriptional regulator, which gives rise to MAAGGGAEDTAIDIRELRYFVQVARAGSLSRASAMLNVAQSALSRQLMKLEHELGVALLVRHGRGVRLTRAGTTFLEHAHAVLLQIDQMPGAVRSPDSSFAGHIVLGVPPVAGLRIAPSVVVELRKRWPQASVQVREGISSSLEEWLLDRRLDIAVLYNPPPLDGIELAPILHDRMVVAAPPDQSGETASDTIRWRELAGLSLILPSLPHSNRRLIEQAAIQNGARLNVAFEVDSVSMTKAMVKRGLGATILAYAAVAAEAERGELSIRSIERPPLISTVSIGMPRERQPTWLAEQLRALVRDAIAQSVGDGSWPGATMIDDYVR
- a CDS encoding DUF1236 domain-containing protein, producing MMTKHWLGTAAIILAIGTASGAASAQSEMKHEGGPAAAPREAARPAAEAKGGPAAAERAASETKQGAQEPRRAEPPTAREPVREQAQERSVPEGKQGVEQSKGERGPTSAQRDRDAKDGAENKQADGKNKAQDKPQEKQQGHADERKTDDRAAETSKSGATDRKSDREADRNSADKAGQSRDERGNRASDKTADKPDTDRSKQVTQPNRGDDKSAAQQDPKSGPATGDARKPDATNQAGNQTQPDGKRPGTAVSVNDQQRTRVIDQLRHDRDFDRARTDIDIRINVGERLPERVRPRPLPSDIVTIVPEYRGYEYTVVHDEIAIIDPQSREIVDVIPQNGVRADHGYDRGGYGVSSTRIVLSDDQRQILRRAATETGTVGSTTSSSSSSSGSSCLSLRRVPDELARANPELANYQYLAIGDQVVLIDPRDQKVVQVIDQQQ
- a CDS encoding carboxymuconolactone decarboxylase family protein, coding for MRIRDLAFADMDDAQRAVAEEAIAGKRGRVPAPLRAWLHSPELGRRAQKLGEFVRYDTSLPPALSELAILVTARHWTSHVEWYAHKRDALAAGIDPAVISAIAERCAPDFTDGTAKLVHDYTKVLLATGRVPDDLHAAAAGILGERGVVDLVGIAGYYSLVALTLNAFDIGLPDGETPELMS
- a CDS encoding amidohydrolase family protein, with the protein product MSAAISDVSIQTGRRVLPAGACDAHCHIFGPFDRFPLPDDRSFTPPEAPEAALRRLHDRLGFDRAVIVHSQGHGRDHRPLLDALAAGRGRYRGVAVLGSDVSAEEVGRLDVAGVCGVRFNFLAHLGGAPAPQRMQAVLALVRPFDWHVAIHVTGADLMRYADLIAAIEARVVIDHMARPDLSQNLGACREILFRLLDSGRVWVKLSGADRISLAGAPYHDVVPFARSLAEHAPERVLWGSDWPHVNISGPMPGDAALVDLVAEIAPSDSLRQRLLVENPAELFGFDTPPR
- a CDS encoding alpha/beta fold hydrolase, with the translated sequence MNWIHLDGLTLRYEATGKGARTLVLLHELGGSLDSFDAFMSALRDDRHVLRYDLRGAGLSEKPRSSFSFGDHVGDLHRLLAALGIAGPVDIAGVAAGAAVAVNFALTYPDRVSSLALCAPALSVDADRVHYLARRSELCMRSGMRAVAAETLDRSYPPELRRDRNAYLTYLGRFLGNDPVGYAHNNLAFAKVDLLGRLRDIPHRCLLLAGAHDLLRPETQVAALAGVIPHAQFARIDEAGHLMQVQAPAEMARRLLAFLAQPAGQPALPCAS
- the purS gene encoding phosphoribosylformylglycinamidine synthase subunit PurS, encoding MKARVTVTLKSGILDPQGKAIEGALKSLGVDGVASVRQGKVFDIELAGADQAKAEAALKAAADKLLANTVIENYRVELLG
- a CDS encoding cation:dicarboxylate symporter family transporter, producing MAIIRQLYVQVLVAIVLAIVFGLMAPEAATQMKPLGDGFIALLRMMLGPIIFCSVVLGLTHVRDMRQLGRLAFKSLLYFEILTTLGMVVGFIAVNVVQPGDGLHAGNLALNESVTRISNSASSFTAVGFFLSIIPTTIVDAFAKGEILQVLLISVMVGAALSVGLKKDSAILHGIEEGQDVLFRMLGFIMKLAPIGAFGAMAAAVGTHGGATLLYLGKVVLLYWVTAVVFVVVVLGAVCAIMRLSLFKLLRLIREELLLVLGTASGEVALPRLMQKLEQAGCDGSIVGFVLPAGYSFNLDGTGIYMAIAVGFIAQATDTPFSYGQQVAVLAVMLLTSKGGTTVAGGAFIKLAATLQSVRVLPLNGLGLLFGIDRLMATCTALTNVVGNTVAVFAIARWENALDTAKLDAYLARGAAAPVEDDAEAARAAIVGAGE
- the purQ gene encoding phosphoribosylformylglycinamidine synthase subunit PurQ, with product MKSAVLVFPGINRERDMARALRMISGHEPAMVWHAETALPKGTDLVVVPGGFSYGDYLRCGAIAARAPVMDAVRDHAAKGGLVLGVCNGFQILCESGLLPGVLMRNDKLKFICKDVHLRVERSDSPFTRGYNAGQVIRVPVAHGEGNYAADEETLKRLNGDGRVLYRYCSAEGEVGDLSNINGAAHSIAGIVNESGNVLGMMPHPENHVEDIMGCTDGRGLFAGLVAHLDRAA
- a CDS encoding tetratricopeptide repeat protein; protein product: MPVALVVLLLDISLIYHASRTERLQPWAFIILMVPMIGALAYIVVELVPEWLGSHDVQKARKRVASKLDPDKYYRELSDRLAVTDTIANRAALAEECVVVGRYDEAEHHYDHILSLPMGHEPLFALGKAKAQFARRRPADALATLDELQKSWPDYNSAEAHLLYARALQEAGRTDEALEEYQALLDYAPGSEAKVRYGMLLKLVGRIAEAKIVFTELLIQMKRAPRHVRKAQAEWIAIAEKQLAG
- a CDS encoding SDR family NAD(P)-dependent oxidoreductase: MTKRLDGKVAIITGAGCVGPGWGNGRAAAVIFAREGARVFAVDSNAERMEETQARAHAEGGIIQAHSCDVTNAAAVAAMVDACIAAFGRVDILVNNVGGSAPGGPVELTEEGWDRQLDLNLRSVFLTCKSVLPHMAAQGGGAIVNTASTSGIRWTGAAQVGYASAKAAVIQFSRVVAVQYAPQRVRVNTVVPGQMHTPMVEARLAGQRAGGDVAALLQTRQARIPLGFMGDGRDTANAALFLASDEARFITGTEIVVDGGMSARCD
- the purC gene encoding phosphoribosylaminoimidazolesuccinocarboxamide synthase; this translates as MSRRRRIYEGKAKVLYEGPEPGTLIQHFKDDATAFNAKKHQVIEGKGVLNNRISEYLFQHLNDIGVPTHFIRRLNMREQLIREVEIVPLEVVVRNVAAGSLSQRLGIEEGTQLPRSIIEFYYKNDQLNDPMVSEEHITAFGWATPQEIDDIMALAIRVNDFLTGLFLGIGIRLVDFKMECGRLFENEMMRIIVADEISPDSCRLWDIKSNEKLDKDRFRRDLGGLLEAYTEVAKRLGILIENERPAGSGPVLVKS
- a CDS encoding PaaI family thioesterase; the encoded protein is MHDLSRSAFENRPGIHVATDGEFAGWRTWMRDSYESHTGPFWHRMEDDGSIRCAFRVEKKHLNGGGNVHGGCLMTFADYCLFAFAARIMHGPGVTVSFSSEFLDAAREGELVEATGEVTRAGASLIFLRGMLHSGKRPLFSFSGTIKRVKRRTPETASSP